A genomic segment from Streptomyces antibioticus encodes:
- a CDS encoding P1 family peptidase, producing the protein MTVDALTDVAGLRVGHASRTGDGWLTGTTVVLAPEGGAVAAVDVRGGGPGTKETDVLDPRNLVQRVEAIVLTGGSAYGLDAASGVMAWLEERGRGVLVGKDPAHVVPVVPAACVFDLGRGGDFRARPDAATGRAAVEAAAASAPGAPVPQGCVGAGTGALVGPMKGGVGSASTVLDSGITVAALVVANAAGSVMDPETGALYGELFQGRVTYPATDVHEDARRRLAESAAKNAPPPLNTTLAVVATDADLTKAQAQKLAGTAHDGIARAVRPVHLLHDGDTVFALATGTRPLDTSHPLALNDVLAAGADMVTRAIVRAVRAAEPTRSQGGAWHSYAELYGTGETRGSGARR; encoded by the coding sequence ATGACAGTTGACGCTCTGACGGACGTCGCCGGTCTGCGGGTCGGCCACGCCTCGCGCACCGGCGACGGTTGGCTCACCGGCACGACGGTCGTGCTCGCACCGGAGGGCGGCGCCGTCGCCGCCGTGGACGTACGCGGCGGCGGCCCCGGCACCAAGGAGACCGACGTACTGGACCCCCGCAACCTCGTCCAGCGCGTCGAGGCGATCGTCCTGACCGGCGGCAGCGCCTACGGGCTGGACGCGGCGTCCGGCGTGATGGCCTGGCTGGAGGAGCGCGGACGCGGGGTGCTCGTCGGCAAGGACCCCGCGCACGTCGTCCCGGTGGTGCCCGCGGCCTGTGTCTTCGACCTCGGCCGGGGCGGCGACTTCCGGGCCCGCCCCGACGCGGCCACCGGCCGTGCCGCGGTCGAGGCGGCCGCCGCGAGCGCGCCGGGCGCGCCCGTCCCGCAGGGCTGCGTGGGCGCGGGCACGGGTGCTCTCGTCGGGCCGATGAAGGGCGGCGTCGGCAGCGCGAGCACGGTCCTCGACTCCGGGATCACGGTCGCCGCCCTGGTGGTGGCCAACGCGGCGGGCTCGGTCATGGACCCCGAGACCGGCGCGCTGTACGGCGAACTGTTCCAGGGGCGCGTGACGTACCCGGCGACGGACGTCCACGAGGACGCGCGCCGCCGCCTCGCCGAGAGCGCCGCGAAGAACGCCCCGCCGCCCCTCAACACCACCCTCGCGGTGGTCGCCACCGACGCCGACCTGACGAAGGCCCAGGCGCAGAAACTCGCCGGCACGGCGCACGACGGCATCGCGCGCGCCGTACGCCCGGTGCATCTTCTCCACGACGGCGACACGGTGTTCGCCCTGGCCACCGGCACCCGCCCGCTCGACACCTCCCACCCGCTCGCCCTGAACGACGTCCTGGCGGCGGGCGCGGACATGGTGACCCGCGCGATCGTGCGCGCCGTCCGCGCGGCCGAGCCGACCCGGTCACAGGGCGGCGCGTGGCACTCGTACGCGGAGCTGTACGGGACCGGGGAGACCCGGGGGAGCGGCGCGAGAAGGTAG
- a CDS encoding L,D-transpeptidase, with the protein MTTPDIAARRTLGACAALVIGALTLTACGGSADAGKDDSKGGSAARTSTAKIVISAKDGSTGASINTTGVKVSDGKLTEVRMTVAGGGESVPGTLSADGASWKPKEQLERGTKYEISATAKDSNGKTAAANSIFTTVTTSDSFIGTYSPDNGTTVGVGMPVSFTFDKAISDKKAVQSHIKVTSSSGQKVAGHWFGEQRLDFRPDDYWKAGSKVTMKIDLDGVEGANGVFGVQKKTVTFTIGRSQVSTVDVNTQTMTVVRDGQTLKSVPISSGSAQHTTYNGQMVISEMFPQTRMNSQTVGLGGEYDIPDVPHAMRLTQSGTFIHGNYWYNKGNPPFGREGTSHGCVGLADAQGAQGDTPAKWFYDNSLIGDVVVVKNSPDKTVAPDNGLNGWNMSWAEWTAGSAG; encoded by the coding sequence GTGACAACGCCGGACATAGCAGCGCGGCGCACCCTGGGGGCCTGTGCCGCCCTGGTGATCGGCGCACTGACCCTCACCGCCTGCGGCGGCAGTGCCGACGCCGGGAAGGACGATTCCAAGGGCGGTTCGGCCGCCAGGACGTCCACCGCGAAGATCGTGATCTCGGCGAAGGACGGGTCGACGGGTGCGTCGATCAACACGACGGGTGTGAAGGTGAGCGACGGCAAGCTCACCGAGGTGCGGATGACGGTGGCGGGCGGCGGCGAGTCCGTGCCGGGCACCCTGTCGGCGGACGGCGCCAGTTGGAAGCCGAAGGAGCAGTTGGAGCGCGGCACGAAGTACGAGATCTCGGCGACCGCGAAGGACTCCAACGGCAAGACGGCCGCCGCCAACTCGATCTTCACCACGGTCACCACGTCCGACAGCTTCATCGGCACCTACAGCCCGGACAACGGCACGACGGTCGGTGTCGGGATGCCGGTGTCGTTCACCTTCGACAAGGCGATCAGCGACAAGAAGGCCGTGCAGTCGCACATCAAGGTCACCTCCAGCAGCGGTCAGAAGGTCGCCGGGCACTGGTTCGGGGAGCAGCGGCTGGACTTCCGGCCCGACGACTACTGGAAGGCCGGCTCCAAGGTCACGATGAAGATCGACCTGGACGGCGTGGAGGGCGCGAACGGCGTCTTCGGCGTGCAGAAGAAGACGGTGACCTTCACCATCGGGCGCTCGCAGGTCTCCACGGTCGATGTGAACACACAGACCATGACGGTGGTGCGGGACGGGCAGACGCTGAAGTCGGTGCCGATCTCCTCGGGCAGCGCACAGCACACGACGTACAACGGCCAGATGGTGATCTCGGAGATGTTCCCGCAGACCCGGATGAACAGCCAGACGGTCGGCCTGGGCGGGGAGTACGACATCCCGGACGTGCCGCACGCGATGCGTCTGACGCAGTCCGGCACCTTCATCCACGGCAACTACTGGTACAACAAGGGCAATCCGCCGTTCGGCCGGGAGGGCACCAGCCACGGCTGCGTGGGCCTCGCGGACGCGCAGGGCGCACAGGGCGACACCCCGGCCAAGTGGTTCTACGACAACTCGCTGATCGGCGACGTGGTGGTCGTGAAGAACTCCCCGG
- a CDS encoding low temperature requirement protein A, translating to MTPSSTPPATPPGPPEHTRPLRRLTARGRGEAHRIATPLELFFDLCFVVAIAQAGAELVHAVAEGHPGEGILNYAMIFFAIWWAWMNFTWFASAYDNDDVLYRIVTLVQIAGVLVLAAGVSTAFEDHDFLAVWLGYAIMRLALCVQWLRAARSGEGPERTTALRYTGGVLLCQVGWLGLLVLPEGGRPWVFLVMAVLEMCVPLFAEKGHQTAWHPHHIAERYGLFTIIVLGETIAAATVAVKTGIDEHDALDELLPIAVGGLLIIFAAWWIYFVVPIHGHLRSNRQAFLWGYGHYVVFASAAAIGAGLEVAVEQTVGKAHLSTLSASAAVTLPTALYLLAVWALHARHYKVGLAQQLVLPVTALLVICCTFLGEWAVLAAGLVATLAVATGTTLTARAASRARAARAAG from the coding sequence ATGACGCCCAGCTCCACACCGCCGGCCACTCCGCCCGGCCCTCCCGAGCACACCCGGCCCCTGCGCCGACTCACCGCCCGTGGACGCGGCGAGGCACATCGGATCGCGACGCCGCTAGAGCTGTTCTTCGACCTGTGCTTCGTGGTGGCCATCGCCCAGGCCGGCGCCGAGCTGGTGCACGCCGTGGCCGAGGGCCATCCGGGGGAGGGCATCCTCAACTACGCGATGATCTTCTTCGCCATCTGGTGGGCGTGGATGAACTTCACGTGGTTCGCCTCGGCGTACGACAACGACGACGTGCTCTACCGGATCGTCACCCTCGTGCAGATCGCCGGTGTGCTGGTCCTCGCGGCCGGGGTCTCGACGGCGTTCGAGGACCACGACTTCCTCGCCGTCTGGCTGGGCTACGCGATCATGCGGCTCGCCCTGTGCGTCCAGTGGCTGCGGGCGGCCCGGTCGGGCGAGGGCCCGGAGCGGACGACCGCGCTGCGGTACACCGGCGGCGTGCTGCTCTGCCAGGTCGGCTGGCTGGGGCTGCTGGTCCTGCCCGAGGGAGGCAGGCCGTGGGTGTTCCTGGTGATGGCCGTGCTGGAGATGTGCGTGCCGCTCTTCGCCGAGAAGGGCCACCAGACGGCCTGGCACCCGCACCACATCGCGGAACGCTACGGGCTGTTCACGATCATCGTGCTGGGCGAGACGATCGCGGCGGCCACGGTCGCCGTGAAGACGGGCATCGACGAGCACGACGCGCTGGACGAGCTGCTCCCGATCGCCGTGGGCGGGCTGCTGATCATCTTCGCCGCCTGGTGGATCTACTTCGTGGTGCCCATCCACGGCCATCTGCGCTCCAACCGGCAGGCGTTCCTGTGGGGCTACGGCCACTACGTGGTCTTCGCCTCGGCCGCGGCGATCGGGGCGGGCCTGGAGGTGGCGGTCGAGCAGACGGTCGGCAAGGCCCATCTCTCGACGCTGTCCGCGTCGGCCGCCGTGACCCTGCCGACCGCGCTGTACCTGCTCGCCGTGTGGGCGCTGCACGCCCGCCACTACAAGGTGGGGCTGGCCCAGCAGTTGGTGCTGCCGGTCACCGCGTTGCTGGTGATCTGCTGCACCTTCCTCGGCGAGTGGGCGGTCCTCGCGGCCGGCCTGGTGGCGACCCTGGCGGTGGCGACCGGGACGACGCTCACGGCCCGGGCGGCGTCGAGGGCGAGGGCGGCGCGGGCGGCCGGGTAG
- a CDS encoding S-methyl-5'-thioadenosine phosphorylase yields MANAEIGVIGGSGFYSFLDDVTEIQVDTPYGPPSDSLFLGEIAGRRVAFLPRHGRGHHLPPHRINYRANLWALRSVGARQVLAPCAVGGLRPEYGPGTLLVPDQLVDRTKSRTGTYFDGLPLPDGTVPNVVHVSLADPYCPTGRAVALKAARGREWEPVDGGTLVVIEGPRFSTRAESLWHQAQGWSVVGMTGHPEAALARELELCYTSLALVTDLDAGAESGEGVSHEEVLEVFAANVDRLRGVLFDAVAGLPAAGERGCLCVGALGGLDPGFVLP; encoded by the coding sequence ATGGCGAACGCAGAGATCGGCGTAATCGGCGGCTCGGGCTTCTACTCGTTCCTCGACGACGTGACCGAGATCCAGGTGGACACCCCCTACGGGCCGCCCAGCGACTCCCTCTTCCTCGGTGAGATCGCCGGCCGGCGGGTCGCCTTCCTGCCCCGGCACGGACGCGGCCACCATCTGCCGCCGCACCGCATCAACTACCGGGCCAACCTGTGGGCGCTGCGCTCGGTCGGGGCGCGCCAGGTGCTCGCGCCGTGCGCGGTGGGCGGACTGCGCCCCGAGTACGGGCCGGGCACGCTCCTCGTCCCCGACCAGCTCGTCGACCGTACGAAGTCCCGCACCGGCACCTACTTCGACGGGCTGCCGCTGCCCGACGGGACCGTGCCCAACGTGGTGCACGTGTCGCTGGCCGACCCCTACTGCCCCACCGGACGCGCCGTCGCGCTGAAGGCGGCGCGCGGCCGGGAGTGGGAGCCGGTGGACGGCGGGACGCTGGTCGTGATCGAGGGGCCGCGGTTCTCGACCCGTGCGGAATCGTTGTGGCACCAGGCGCAGGGCTGGTCCGTGGTCGGTATGACGGGCCATCCGGAGGCGGCGCTCGCCCGTGAACTCGAACTCTGCTACACGTCGTTGGCCCTGGTCACCGATCTGGACGCGGGCGCGGAGTCCGGTGAGGGCGTATCCCACGAGGAGGTCCTGGAGGTCTTCGCGGCCAATGTGGACCGGCTGCGGGGCGTGCTGTTCGACGCGGTGGCGGGGTTGCCGGCGGCCGGGGAGCGGGGCTGTCTGTGCGTGGGGGCGTTGGGGGGTCTGGATCCGGGGTTCGTGCTGCCGTAG
- the mscL gene encoding large conductance mechanosensitive channel protein MscL, with amino-acid sequence MSEKKGPSILAGFKAFLMRGNVVDLAVAVVIGAAFTNIVNSVVKGVINPLVGAIGTKNLDGYSSCLQDPCKVSADGTVISGVPILWGTVLSATLTFVITAAVVYFLMVLPMSKYLARQEARRKAKEGTREMIEVTELEVLKEIRDALVAQRGSGHDGR; translated from the coding sequence GTGAGCGAGAAGAAGGGACCGAGCATCCTGGCGGGCTTCAAGGCCTTCCTGATGCGCGGCAACGTCGTGGACCTGGCGGTCGCGGTGGTCATCGGCGCCGCGTTCACGAACATCGTGAACTCGGTGGTGAAGGGCGTCATCAACCCGCTGGTCGGCGCGATCGGCACCAAGAACCTCGACGGCTACAGCTCGTGCCTCCAGGACCCCTGCAAGGTCTCGGCGGACGGCACGGTGATCAGCGGCGTCCCGATCCTGTGGGGCACCGTGCTCAGCGCCACGCTGACGTTCGTGATCACGGCGGCGGTCGTGTACTTCCTGATGGTCCTGCCGATGTCGAAGTACCTGGCCCGGCAGGAGGCCCGCCGCAAGGCGAAGGAGGGCACCCGCGAGATGATCGAGGTGACCGAGCTGGAGGTGCTCAAGGAGATCCGCGACGCGCTGGTCGCCCAGCGCGGCTCGGGCCACGACGGGCGGTAG